TTATCAGAGGAGTGAGGGTATCAGTGTCTCAACCAATGAAAGAATGAACTGCTTTAGTTTGTAAATTAACACTATCAGATTCAATATTACTAAAGGAAATCAAAGATTAAAGTTAACACTTCAAAGTAGTGTTGAAGATGACCAAGCAGCAAAGTGCTTTCTTGCAATATTTGAGAGAATTACAACCCAACATCACATAAAGATGCCAACTGGGAAGCAAAAAAGGCCTATCTATATAAatattgtataaataaataagcttAATAGCTGGGGGGAATTAAGATGTACTCCGTAATTATATAGTTCACGTTCTTTGGTCCTCTTCAAAAAAGTCTATTCTCATTGCTTTGAACTCCACATGTTACTGGTGCTTTAGCTCTCACTTTCTTCAAGTACCAAATACCAGCTCCAATTCCAAATGCCCCTGCAGCTGAAACACCGCTAACTGTCCCTGCAGCCAAAATTCGAACACACAACCACAAACATGAACCTAATTTTCTACTTCAAAAACTATCATTGAGAAATTAACTTCATTTTTATCACCTGCAATCACATGGACCTTTCTGTTGTGCCGTGTTGCATCATAATCTGCCAGACAAACAATAtccaattaattttactttctcAACAAATTTCAAAATACAAACCTTCCTAATTGTAACTCAAGTAAATAGTGTATGCAATAAAAGAGATCTAATTATAAATCACCATATATgttaagtttgttaatttttataataaatattaattacctTTGAACTGAggatgattttttattagttgatagtttaaatttttagtggataaaaaataatttttttttttttatcattgttagACTTAGACATACCTTTACAATGGGTAGTGGAATTTCCTTCCTTACAAAGGCACATGAAACTCTGAGTCCCAGTGTCAAATCCACAAGTTCCACCTCCTTTGTAAGGATCCTGGCACTGAAGGCAGCGCCTAGTTACGGGAATGTCAAAATCAATTCTGATCCCATATTCAGGAACTTGATCATAAGGCTGAGGAGCACCAACGTTTCTCCAATAAACACTAGTATAACTAGTACAATACTTGAGCATCAACCTCAACGATTCAGTGGCTCTCGGAGAGTAAGAGCAGCAAGAGCTACCACTCATAGCAAAGGAGCACCCTGGCATGTGCCTGCAGAGATAACTACCACTGTCACACGAAGAGTCACAACGCTCAGGGAAGCGCTCACAGAAAATTGGCTTTGGCTTAACGATCACATGATCCTCACTGCAATTGAAGAATAGATACTCATTATGAGGGGAAAGCTTGAAGCGTGTGCTGGTGTCCAAACTGAATGGCCTTGTGGGACGGTAATTCTCACCATCGTCACAGTTCCACATGAATGGATCAGTGATTAGAATGTGTGGATCAGCATAGCTAACATTGTGAACATTGTATCTCCCAGAAGGGGTTCTGACTTGGAGTTTTCCGGAGTCGGAACAAACCAGGATGTAACGGTAGTATGGGCTTCCACACCCATCGTCAATGCCAAAAGGGTATTCGATGGGAATGTCACCACAAGAAGTTCTGCATGGCGTGGATTGAGTGATCAACAATGAGTGAATCAGcaatagtagtaataataacattggtttttggtTGTGGGTAGTAAGATGCAAACCCATCAGAGACTATGTAGCACGAACAACTAGAT
This region of Glycine soja cultivar W05 chromosome 17, ASM419377v2, whole genome shotgun sequence genomic DNA includes:
- the LOC114392858 gene encoding wall-associated receptor kinase 2-like, with translation MGLHLTTHNQKPMLLLLLLLIHSLLITQSTPCRTSCGDIPIEYPFGIDDGCGSPYYRYILVCSDSGKLQVRTPSGRYNVHNVSYADPHILITDPFMWNCDDGENYRPTRPFSLDTSTRFKLSPHNEYLFFNCSEDHVIVKPKPIFCERFPERCDSSCDSGSYLCRHMPGCSFAMSGSSCCSYSPRATESLRLMLKYCTSYTSVYWRNVGAPQPYDQVPEYGIRIDFDIPVTRRCLQCQDPYKGGGTCGFDTGTQSFMCLCKEGNSTTHCKDYDATRHNRKVHVIAGTVSGVSAAGAFGIGAGIWYLKKVRAKAPVTCGVQSNENRLF